A genomic window from Melospiza melodia melodia isolate bMelMel2 unplaced genomic scaffold, bMelMel2.pri scaffold_51, whole genome shotgun sequence includes:
- the LOC134413746 gene encoding keratin, type II cytoskeletal 75-like: protein MSRQCTVRSQARRNFSAASAFMPNASSSSLCLRPALQAGSCGATTAYGRLTGGFGSRSLYNLGECQRISIAGRGGVPYGPAGFGAGTGISCGFGGAAAGPFGFGGAAAGPFGFGGGPGFPAFPVGGIHEVSINQSLLKPLNLQIDPHIQNIRKNEKDQIQTLNNKFASFIDKVRFLEQQNKVLETKWALLQEQGNKTVKRNIEPLFETYVNNLRRHLSSLTTDKENLRGELSKMQTIAEDFRNKYEDELNKHADVENEFVTLKKKVDTAYLGKAELQATLDSLTEEIDFLRALYETELSQIQSQISDTSVILTMDNNRSLDMDSIIAEVKAQYEEIANRSRAEAESWYQSRYEELQATAGRHGDDLRNTKQEISELNRHIQRVRSEIDSVKKQVNGLQNSINDAEHRGEMALKDARDKLEDLETALQKAKADLARQLREYQELMNVKLALDIEIVTYKKLLEGEECRLSAEGAASVNISVTRSTSGTGYGGMNYLSSSGGPGGVVCGGMGMGSISGSGYGTGGSCMVGGSSSSFKSISTGSSMRGCY from the exons ATGTCCCGCCAGTGCACTGTGAGGAGCCAGGCCAGAAGGAACTTCAGCGCCGCTTCTGCCTTCATGCCAAacgccagcagctccagcctctgccTGCGCCCTGCACTCCaagctgggagctgtggggccACCACTGCCTATGGAAGGCTCACTGGAGGCTTTGGAAGCAGGAGCCTCTACAACCTCGGTGAATGCCAGAGGATCTCCATAGCTGGAAGAGGTGGTGTCCCCTATGGACCCGCAGGTTTTGGTGCTGGCACTGGGATCTCCTGTGGGTttggtggggcagctgctggTCCTTTTGGGTttggtggggcagctgctggTCCCTTTGGGTTTGGTGGTGGCCCTGGATTCCCCGCTTTCCCAGTTGGGGGCATCCATGAAGTGTCAATCAACCAGAGCCTTCTGAAGCCACTCAACCTGCAGATTGACCCCCACATCCAGAATATCCGCAAGAATGAGAAGGATCAGATTCAAACCCTCAACAATAAATTTGCCTCCTTCATTGACAAG GTCCGATTCCTTGAGCAACAAAACAAGGTCCTGGAGACCAAGTGGGCCCTTCTGCAAGAACAGGggaacaaaacagtgaaaagaaacATTGAGCCCCTCTTTGAGACCTACGTGAACAACCTCAGGAGGCACCTGAGCAGCCTAACGACAGACAAGGAGAACCTGAGAGGGGAGCTGAGCAAGATGCAGACCATTGCTGAGGACTTCAGGAACAA ATATGAAGATGAGCTCAACAAGCACGCGGATGTCGAGAACGAGTTTGTGACCCTGAAGAAG AAAGTGGACACTGCCTACCTGggcaaggcagagctgcaggccaCGCTGGATTCACTCACAGAGGAGATCGACTTCCTCAGAGCCCTCTATGAAACT GAGCTGTCCCAGATACAGAGCCAGATCTCTGACACCTCTGTTATCCTGACCATGGACAACAACCGGAGCCTTGACATGGACAGCATCATTGCCGAGGTGAAGGCGCAGTACGAGGAGATCGCCAACCGGAGCCGCGCCGAGGCCGAGTCCTGGTACCAGTCCAGG TACGAGGAGCTGCAGGCCACGGCTGGCAGGCATGGGGACGACCTCCGGAACACCAAGCAGGAGATCTCAGAGCTCAACCGCCACATCCAGCGGGTTCGATCCGAAATCGACAGCGTGAAAAAACAG GTCAATGGATTGCAGAATTCCATCAATGATGCAGAACATCGTGGGGAGATGGCCCTCAAGGACGCCAGGGACAAACTGGAGGACTTGGAGACAGCTCTGCAGAAAGCCAAGGCTGACCTGGCCCGGCAGCTCCGGGAATACCAGGAGCTCATGAATGtcaagctggccctggacattgagATTGTGACTTATAAGAAGCTGCTGGAGGGCGAGGAGTGCAG GCTCTCTGCGGAAGGTGCTGCCTCAGTGAACATCT CTGTGACCAGAAGCACTTCAGGAACAGGATATGGAGGCATGAACTACCTGAGCTCCAGTGGTGGGCCCGGAGGTGTGGTCTGTGGTGGAATGGGAATGGGCTCCATCTCTGGAAGTGGATACGGCACAGGTGGCTCTTGCATGGTcggaggcagcagctccagcttcaAGTCCATCTCCACCGGCTCTTCCATGAGGGGATGTTACTGA
- the LOC134413744 gene encoding keratin, type II cytoskeletal 6A-like, with protein sequence MSRQSTVRIQRGRSGFSAASAMVPNTCRTSFSSCSVTRLGSCNAGSGFARVGGGFGSKSLYNVGGCKKISVAGRGGSFYGSAGFGGGAGSVYGGGFGVPANLGYGYGAFGGGPGFPAGGIHEVSINQSLLKPLNLEIDPNIQRIRKEEKEQIKTLNNKFASFIDKVRFLEQQNKVLETKWSLLQEQGMKTVRNNLEPLFETYINNLRVQLNSLLSDKGRLEGELVNTQYLVEDFKKKYEDEINRRTIAENEFVTLKKDVDASYMNKVELQARADALSEEINFLRALYEAELSQMQTQISDTSVVLTMDNNRNLDLDSIISEVKAQYEDIANRSRAEAESWYQTKYEELQATAGRHGDDLRNTKQEISELNRHVQRLRSEIDSVKKQCANLKAAIADAEERGELTLKDARAKLAELEDALQQAKADLARQLREYQELMNVKLALDIEIATYRKLLEGEECRLAGDGVPVNISVTRTTVGSGYGAGSNLSMGGGICNLGNSFNCGGVPGVSSTTLGAGSSSSMKFVSSSSTRRSYRS encoded by the exons ATGTCTCGCCAGTCCACCGTGAGGATTCAGAGGGGGAGAAGCGGCTTCAGCGCTGCTTCGGCCATGGTCCCCAACACGTGCCGGACCAGCTTCAGCTCCTGCTCCGTCACCCGCCTGGGCAGCTGCAATGCTGGCAGTGGCTTTGCCAGGGTCGGGGGGGGCTTTGGAAGCAAAAGCCTCTACAATGTTGGTGGCTGCAAGAAGATCTCCGTGGCTGGAAGGGGTGGCAGCTTCTATGGCTCGGCAGGGTTTGGTGGTGGAGCCGGGAGCGTGTACGGGGGTGGCTTTGGCGTTCCAGCCAACCTTGGCTACGGATACGGGGCCTTTGGGGGTGGCCCTGGATTCCCTGCTGGGGGCATCCACGAAGTCTCCATCAATCAGAGCCTTCTGAAACCGCTCAACTTGGAGATTGACCCTAACATCCAAAGGATCCGAAAAGAGGAGAAGGAACAAATCAAAACCCTCAACAACAAATTCGCCTCCTTCATTGACAAG GTCCGATTCCTTGAGCAACAAAACAAAGTGCTGGAAACGAAATGGAgtttgctgcaggagcagggaatgaaaacagtgaggaacaACCTGGAGCCGCTTTTCGAGACCTACATTAACAATCTGCGGGTGCAGCTGAACTCCTTGCTGAGCGACAAGGGGAGGCTGGAGGGAGAACTCGTCAACACCCAGTACCTGGTTGAGGACTTCAAGAAGAA GTACGAAGATGAGATCAACAGAAGGACCATTGCAGAGAATGAATTTGTGACGCTCAAGAAG GATGTAGATGCTTCCTACATGAACAAGGTGGAACTCCAAGCCAGGGCAGATGCGCTGAGTGAAGAAATTAATTTCCTGAGAGCACTTTATGAAGCA GAGCTGTCCCAGATGCAGACCCAGATCTCTGATACCTCTGTGGTTCTCACCATGGACAACAACCGGAACCTGGACCTGGACAGCATCATCTCTGAGGTCAAGGCTCAGTACGAGGACATCGCCAACCGGAGCCGCGCCGAGGCCGAGTCCTGGTACCAGACCAAG TACGAGGAGCTGCAGGCCACGGCTGGCAGGCATGGGGACGACCTCCGGAACACCAAGCAGGAGATCTCAGAGCTCAACCGCCACGTCCAGAGGCTCCGATCCGAGATTGACAGCGTGAAAAAGCAG TGTGCaaacctgaaagctgccatcgcCGATGCTGAGGAGCGCGGGGAGCTGACCCTCAAGGACGCCAGGGCCAAACTGGCCGAGCTGGAGGATGCTCTGCAACAGGCCAAGGCTGACCTGGCCCGGCAGCTCCGGGAGTACCAGGAGCTCATGAACGtcaagctggccctggacattgagATTGCGACCTACAGGAAGCTGCTGGAGGGCGAGGAGTGCAG GCTGGCTGGAGATGGGGTCCCGGTGAATATCT CCGTCACCAGAACAACAGTGGGATCGGGATACGGAGCAGGCAGCAACCTCAGCATGGGAGGGGGGATCTGCAATTTGGGGAACAGCTTCAACTGTGGGGGCGTTCCCGGGGTGAGCAGCACCACCCtcggagctggcagcagctccagcatgaAGTTTGTCTCCAGCTCCTCCACCAGAAGAAGTTACAGGAGCTAA